CCTACAAAAGCTATCTTTCTTTCAATGCTTATAGGATTCTTAATGGGAATTGTAATGTCAAAGATAGAAAAATTCTTTAAAGGAAAGGAACAAAAGATGATACTTGCATTCTCATTCATATTCATCACCACAGGATTATCACAGCAATTTAATATCTCCCCCCTTCTTAGCAGTATGATGTTAGGTGCTACCTTTGTAAATTTCGGGGGAAACATAGAAAAAACATTCAGTTCGATAGAAGCGTGGAGTGCTCCACTTCTTGTAATTTTTTTCATCCTCTCAGGTTCAAACCTGGACATAACCCTTCTGCCAAAAGTGGGAGTAATTGGAGCACTTTACGTAATACTTCGAACTACAGGAAAAATATTTGGCGGAACCTTTGGTGCATTCGTTACAAAAGCACCCAAGCAAGTACAAAAATACTTAGGAGTTGCTATGCTTCCGCAAGCAGGTGTTGCAATAGGCTTCGCTATATTCATAAGCAATCTTTTTCCAGAACTTTCATCCATACCAACCATTGTCCTTGCAGCAGTAATAATTTTTGAAATAATTGGCCCACTTGCAACAAAATTTGCAGTATTTAGAGCAGGTGAAGTACCAATAAAAGAGGAAAGATTAT
This Caldisericota bacterium DNA region includes the following protein-coding sequences:
- a CDS encoding cation:proton antiporter; translated protein: MNVILNFGLIILIGIVAAKLLAMLKIPRVLAYVLVGTLLGGSVSGFIHPGLKNIESYITIISLSFIAFLIGDMFKWTTIKKIGTKAIWIAIIQSLITTIIVAAGIICLSKTHLINIQHLIPTALLLGACAAATAPAATFMIIREYKAKGILTNYILMAVSFDDAIGILLFDIAIVIAGVLLRNEQLNPILAIFIPTKAIFLSMLIGFLMGIVMSKIEKFFKGKEQKMILAFSFIFITTGLSQQFNISPLLSSMMLGATFVNFGGNIEKTFSSIEAWSAPLLVIFFILSGSNLDITLLPKVGVIGALYVILRTTGKIFGGTFGAFVTKAPKQVQKYLGVAMLPQAGVAIGFAIFISNLFPELSSIPTIVLAAVIIFEIIGPLATKFAVFRAGEVPIKEERL